In a genomic window of Telopea speciosissima isolate NSW1024214 ecotype Mountain lineage chromosome 5, Tspe_v1, whole genome shotgun sequence:
- the LOC122661309 gene encoding phosphatidylinositol 3,4,5-trisphosphate 3-phosphatase and protein-tyrosine-phosphatase PTEN2A-like: MDTASADSSPSPLVKAPDAQPAAPTGQDTARDAPSLLSASGVSSWARSLKIPQPSTAGQEDSNAGKSPFSRFTSGLGLRSSPKSPSPDESDDGASTTAQPGVFGSITKGLVDSSRSAVKAVQVKARHIVSQNKRRYQEGGFDLDMTYITENIIAMGFPAGDMSSGFFGYFEGFYRNHMEEVIKFFESHHKGKYKVYNLCSERLYDASLFEGKVACFPFNDHNCPPIQLIISFCQSAYSWLKEDIENVVVVHCKAGMARTGLMISSLLLYLKFFPTAEESIDYYNQKRCFDGKGLVLPSQIRYVKYFERILTYFNGENQPGRRCMLRGFRLHRCPYWIRPSITISDHNGILFSTKKHPRTKDLMPEDFWFSAPKKGIMVFALPGEPGLTEVAGDFKIHFHDRQGDFYCWLNTTMTENRKILNTSDLDGFDKRKLPSPGFQVEVVMIDYDGTIPTKPKPETANKPPVGSSGTVPAAADGGAAASDPSKGSGSRDKDDVFSDSEAEDSGSSKHRLNQAVSGVGRPATTSGGGPETGTTAEQIAAVTHGTEQVSLRGEGTPQFTSASKLNTDGGGGVASGLDVSKIDSSDFKAIAADASVFTFGDEEDYESE; this comes from the exons ATGGATACAGCATCTGCTGATTCATCACCTTCACCTCTCGTTAAAGCTCCTGATGCTCAACCTGCTGCTCCTACTGGACAAGATACTGCACGTGATGCCCCTTCCCTTCTATCTGCTTCTGGTGTATCATCATGGGCTAGAAGTCTCAAAATTCCACAACCTTCGACAGCTGggcaagaggactcaaatgcTGGGAAGTCACCATTTTCACGTTTCACCAGTGGTTTAGGATTACGCTCGTCTCCTAAATCTCCTTCGCCAGATGAGAGTGATGATGGTGCCTCGACAACTGCACAGCCTGGTGTTTTTGGATCAATCACGAAAGGGTTAGTTGACTCATCTAGGAGTGCTGTGAAGGCTGTTCAGGTCAAGGCTCGACACATTGTCTCTCAAAACAAACGAAGATATCAG GAAGGAGGATTTGACTTGGATATGACTTACATCACTGAGAATATTATCGCTATGGGTTTTCCTGCTGGTGATATGAGCTCTGGGTTTTTCGGATATTTTGAG GGGTTCTACCGAAACCACATGGAAGAAGTGATCAAGTTTTTTGAGAGTCACCACAAG GGAAAATACAAAGTATACAATCTGTGTTCAGAGAGGCTGTATGATGCATCATTATTTGAGGGGAAG GTTGCATGTTTTCCATTTAATGATCACAACTGCCCCCCAATTCAACTCATAATATCATTTTGTCAAAGTGCATACTCATGGTTGAAAGAAGACATTGAGAATGTAGTTGTTGTGCACTGCAAGGCTGGTATGGCGAGAACTGGATTAATGATTTCTAGCCTTCTTCTATACCTGAAG TTCTTCCCTACAGCTGAGGAGTCAATTGACTACTACAACCAgaaaagatgttttgatgggaAGGGGCTAGTTCTTCCAAGTCAGATT AGGTATGTCAAATATTTTGAGCGTATTTTAACATACTTCAACGGAGAAAATCAGCCTGGACGTAG GTGCATGCTCAGGGGATTTCGACTTCACAGGTGTCCTTATTGGATTAGGCCCTCAATAACCATCTCTGATCATAATG GAATTCTCTTCTCTACAAAGAAGCATCCAAGAACAAAGGATTTGATG CCAGAAGATTTCTGGTTTAGTGCACCAAAGAAAGGGATAATGGTCTTTGCTTTGCCAGGGGAGCCTGGTCTTACTGAAGTAGCTGGAGActtcaaaatccattttcatGACCGCCAAGGAGATTTCTACTG TTGGTTGAATACGACAATgacagaaaacagaaaaatctTGAACACCTCCGATCTTGATGGATTTGACAAG AGGAAACTTCCTTCCCCAGGATTCCAGGTTGAGGTTGTGATGATAGACTATGATGGCACGATCCCAACAAAGCCCAAACCTGAAACTGCCAACAAGCCTCCCGTTGGAAGCTCAGGAACCGTTCCTGCTGCAGCAGATGGGGGTGCTGCGGCTTCTGATCCAAGTAAAGGTTCTGGAAGCCGAGATAAGGATGATGTTTTCTCAGACAGTGAGGCAGAAGACAGTGGGTCTTCCAAACACAGGCTAAATCAAGCAGTGTCTGGGGTGGGAAGACCTGCTACTACCAGTGGTGGGGGTCCTGAAACTGGGACTACCGCAGAACAAATTGCAGCTGTGACACATGGAACTGAACAAGTTTCATTGAGAGGTGAGGGAACCCCCCAATTCACATCTGCTAGCAAATTGAATactgatggtggtggtggagttgCATCAGGTCTTGATGTGTCAAAAATCGACTCAAGTGACTTTAAGGCCATTGCTGCAGATGCTTCTGTTTTTACTTTTGGAGATGAAGAAGACTATGAAAGTGAGTGA